From Streptomyces sp. NBC_00683, one genomic window encodes:
- a CDS encoding SDR family oxidoreductase: MGTLEGRVAVVTGAGRGVGREHALLFAQEGAKVVVNDLGAAPDGAGTDIGAAQAVVDEIKALGGEAVANTDSVSDWAGARRLIETAVETFGDLHVLVNNAGILRDRVLVNMSEEEFDLVVNVHLKGTFAVSRHAAEYWRAQAKAGIQADRAIINTSSGSGLHGNPGQVNYASAKAGIAAMTIVEAKELERYHVRANCIAPVARTRLTEATPGLGDVMASTKNDDFDPWSPANISPLVAMLAAEECAFSGHVFRVMGGQVGLYKGWHVVEQLESDKRWTVEELASATAHMPAKPDSEIPGSHVKSLRSN, translated from the coding sequence ATGGGAACCCTCGAAGGGCGTGTCGCCGTCGTCACCGGAGCAGGTCGCGGCGTGGGCCGTGAGCACGCTCTCCTCTTCGCACAGGAGGGCGCCAAGGTCGTCGTCAACGATCTGGGCGCGGCCCCGGACGGCGCCGGCACCGACATCGGCGCGGCACAGGCCGTGGTCGACGAGATCAAGGCACTCGGCGGAGAAGCCGTGGCCAACACGGACAGCGTCAGCGACTGGGCGGGCGCCCGGCGACTGATCGAGACGGCCGTCGAGACCTTCGGCGACCTGCACGTCCTGGTGAACAACGCCGGCATCCTGCGTGACCGCGTACTGGTCAACATGAGCGAGGAAGAGTTCGACCTCGTCGTGAACGTCCACCTCAAGGGAACCTTCGCGGTCTCCCGGCACGCCGCCGAGTACTGGCGCGCCCAGGCGAAGGCCGGCATCCAGGCCGATCGCGCGATCATCAACACCTCCTCCGGTTCCGGTCTGCACGGGAACCCCGGACAGGTGAATTACGCGTCTGCCAAGGCAGGTATTGCCGCCATGACGATCGTCGAGGCCAAGGAGCTCGAGCGTTACCACGTGCGGGCGAACTGCATCGCCCCGGTGGCACGCACCCGGCTCACCGAGGCAACTCCGGGCCTGGGCGATGTGATGGCCTCCACGAAGAACGACGACTTCGACCCGTGGTCCCCGGCCAACATCTCGCCGCTGGTCGCCATGCTGGCCGCCGAGGAATGCGCGTTCTCCGGCCACGTCTTCAGGGTGATGGGCGGTCAGGTCGGCCTGTACAAGGGCTGGCACGTGGTCGAGCAGCTCGAGAGCGACAAGCGCTGGACCGTGGAGGAGCTGGCATCGGCGACGGCACACATGCCCGCGAAGCCCGACTCGGAGATCCCGGGCTCGCACGTGAAGAGCCTGCGGAGCAACTGA
- a CDS encoding hydroxymethylglutaryl-CoA synthase — MTATADVGVTSYGVHLPAWRLNRKEIGRALESGGGKGTRAVSAFDEDTTSMGVEAARRALAGAPGEPRSLVFATANPAYADKTNATTVHAALGLDRSVPAYDFVGAARSGVGALLTAADSAAAGRPALAVLSDIRTGLPGSAEERDGGDAAAAVQFGSGDDVVATLAGRGSASAEFLERWRIPGDSSSRIWEERFTEGPYKELAQEAVDTALKDAGLTLAEVDKVAVTGLHRRAVRGVARTLGRGATVVDDLVSLIGATGTAQPGVLLAAALDEAAVGETILLVALGDGADALVFRTTDALPALRERRAGPSVARQAAGGREVTYQKFLTWRGFLKREAPRRPDPDRPAGPPAYRNADWKFGLSGSRCTECDTRHLPAARVCINCRAVDQMVHDRVAEVPAVIATFQADLLAYTLNPPLIAAALNFEGGGRFIAEVTDADPAALKIGDAVEMTFRRFYSTADGVHNYFWKARPVQAAVQADEEN, encoded by the coding sequence ATGACCGCGACAGCGGATGTCGGTGTCACCAGTTACGGGGTTCATCTGCCGGCCTGGCGGCTGAACCGCAAGGAGATAGGACGCGCTCTCGAATCCGGCGGAGGCAAGGGCACCCGCGCCGTCTCCGCCTTCGACGAGGACACCACGTCGATGGGTGTCGAAGCAGCCCGCAGGGCCCTCGCCGGAGCACCTGGCGAGCCGCGCAGCCTGGTGTTCGCCACTGCCAATCCGGCGTACGCGGACAAGACCAACGCCACGACTGTGCACGCCGCGCTCGGTCTGGACCGCTCCGTCCCGGCGTACGACTTCGTCGGCGCGGCCCGCTCGGGTGTCGGCGCGTTGCTCACCGCCGCAGACTCGGCCGCCGCCGGTCGCCCCGCCCTCGCGGTGCTGTCCGACATCCGCACCGGCCTGCCCGGTTCGGCGGAGGAGCGCGACGGCGGCGACGCCGCTGCCGCCGTGCAGTTCGGCTCGGGCGACGACGTCGTGGCGACGTTGGCCGGCCGCGGCTCGGCGTCGGCCGAGTTCCTGGAGCGCTGGCGCATCCCGGGCGACTCGTCCAGCCGGATCTGGGAGGAGCGCTTCACCGAAGGCCCCTACAAGGAGCTGGCCCAGGAGGCGGTGGACACCGCGCTCAAGGACGCCGGTCTGACCCTGGCCGAGGTCGACAAGGTCGCGGTCACCGGTCTGCATCGGCGTGCCGTCCGCGGCGTCGCCAGGACACTCGGCCGCGGCGCCACCGTCGTGGACGACCTGGTTTCCCTCATCGGTGCCACCGGCACCGCGCAACCGGGTGTGCTGCTGGCCGCCGCTCTGGACGAGGCGGCCGTCGGCGAGACGATTCTGCTGGTCGCGCTCGGAGACGGAGCGGACGCGCTGGTCTTCCGTACCACCGACGCCCTCCCCGCACTGCGGGAGCGCCGCGCCGGACCGTCCGTCGCCCGACAGGCCGCCGGCGGCCGGGAAGTGACGTACCAGAAGTTCCTGACCTGGCGCGGATTCCTCAAGCGTGAGGCTCCCCGCCGGCCGGACCCGGACCGCCCGGCAGGCCCGCCCGCATACCGCAACGCGGACTGGAAGTTCGGCCTGTCCGGATCCCGGTGCACGGAGTGCGACACCCGCCACCTGCCGGCCGCGCGCGTCTGCATCAACTGCAGGGCCGTGGACCAGATGGTCCACGACCGGGTCGCCGAGGTGCCGGCGGTCATCGCCACCTTCCAGGCCGACCTTCTCGCCTACACGCTGAACCCGCCGCTGATCGCCGCCGCGCTGAACTTCGAGGGAGGCGGCCGGTTCATCGCCGAGGTCACCGACGCCGACCCCGCGGCGCTGAAGATCGGCGACGCCGTGGAGATGACCTTCCGCCGCTTCTACAGCACCGCCGACGGCGTCCACAACTACTTCTGGAAGGCCCGGCCCGTTCAGGCCGCCGTCCAGGCCGACGAGGAGAACTGA
- a CDS encoding LysR family transcriptional regulator has product MDRRHFTYFLAVVESGSISEAARQLHISQPAVSQSIKELERDMRTQLFKRGPRLTLTPAGRALVGPARRTLRSFEAARAAVEEIDHLATGRLDLAVVQGFAVDPVVPLVTRFQARYPGVQVGVHETVSGPDGFEALRRAEAELLVSDYPAPYPKHESVQIGVEELWAVFPPQTEDLPDRPLKVAELLAHRFVQGLPRHSELRVWFAAVAAAERLPPPTVVVETAHRDAIVPLVLAGAGLTLLPAPAARAAKRLGAQVRPLAFTFPRPCFLYHRRGPLSPAALAFVSMAAAAAPPGAGHPGTGEAVQENG; this is encoded by the coding sequence ATGGACAGGCGTCACTTCACCTACTTCCTCGCTGTCGTGGAGTCCGGGAGCATCTCCGAAGCCGCCCGGCAACTGCACATCAGCCAGCCCGCGGTCTCCCAGTCGATCAAGGAGCTGGAGCGCGACATGCGCACTCAGCTCTTCAAGCGAGGGCCCCGTCTGACGCTCACCCCGGCGGGCCGGGCCCTGGTGGGACCGGCCCGGCGCACCCTGCGCTCCTTCGAGGCCGCGCGCGCAGCCGTGGAGGAGATCGACCACTTGGCCACGGGCCGGCTCGACCTCGCCGTGGTGCAGGGCTTCGCCGTCGACCCAGTCGTGCCCTTGGTCACACGCTTCCAGGCCCGGTACCCCGGAGTGCAGGTCGGCGTCCACGAGACCGTCTCCGGGCCCGACGGCTTCGAAGCACTGCGCCGGGCCGAGGCGGAACTGCTGGTCAGCGACTATCCGGCGCCCTATCCCAAGCACGAGTCCGTGCAGATCGGCGTGGAGGAGCTCTGGGCGGTCTTCCCGCCGCAGACGGAGGACCTCCCGGACCGGCCGCTGAAGGTCGCCGAGCTCCTGGCGCACAGATTCGTGCAGGGGCTACCTCGCCACTCGGAGCTTCGCGTATGGTTCGCTGCGGTTGCAGCAGCCGAGCGGCTGCCCCCGCCCACCGTCGTCGTGGAAACCGCGCACCGCGACGCCATCGTTCCGCTCGTTCTGGCCGGAGCAGGGTTGACCCTGCTGCCCGCGCCCGCGGCCCGGGCCGCCAAGCGTCTCGGCGCTCAGGTCCGGCCGCTCGCCTTCACCTTTCCCCGCCCCTGCTTCCTCTACCACCGTCGTGGCCCCCTGTCGCCCGCCGCGCTGGCCTTCGTCTCGATGGCCGCGGCCGCGGCGCCCCCGGGTGCCGGCCACCCCGGTACGGGAGAGGCAGTGCAGGAGAACGGGTGA
- a CDS encoding acyl-CoA dehydrogenase family protein has product MLRPLYEQDHEDFRKVVRTFLEKEIVPHFEEWETAGIVPKDVYRRCGEVGLAGLAVPEEYGGGGVDDFRFTAVVIEEIFRARVGLGSLPLHTGVVTPYFLHLANEEQKRRWLPGMAAGRTMASIAMTEPGTGSDLSGMVTNAVRDGDDWILNGAKTFITGGINADLVVVACRTSRGEDRRDGLSLLVVEDGMPGFTKGRKLEKLGTRSVDTAELFFDNVRVPASHMLGEEGKGFSHLTLNLVSERLTQSVQSLAAARAAVELAVEYTRERQVFGKPVASFQNTKFVLADCATEVVAGQAMVDHAIVEYGAGRLTVPQVGTVKLFTSETAGRVIDKCLQLHGGYGYMLEYPIARLYADIRVARIAAGSSEIMKTVIAKSLGL; this is encoded by the coding sequence ATGCTGCGTCCCCTGTACGAGCAGGACCACGAGGACTTCCGCAAGGTCGTCCGGACGTTCCTCGAGAAGGAGATCGTCCCCCATTTCGAGGAGTGGGAGACGGCCGGGATCGTCCCCAAGGACGTCTACCGTCGCTGCGGTGAGGTCGGACTGGCCGGCCTCGCGGTCCCCGAGGAATACGGCGGCGGCGGAGTCGATGACTTCCGCTTCACCGCCGTCGTCATCGAGGAGATCTTCCGCGCCCGTGTGGGCCTGGGCTCACTGCCGCTGCACACGGGCGTCGTCACGCCCTACTTCCTGCACCTGGCGAACGAGGAGCAGAAGCGGCGCTGGCTGCCCGGCATGGCCGCGGGCCGCACGATGGCCTCCATCGCGATGACCGAGCCCGGCACCGGCTCGGACCTGTCGGGCATGGTCACCAACGCGGTACGGGACGGCGACGACTGGATCCTCAACGGCGCCAAGACCTTCATCACCGGAGGCATCAACGCAGACCTCGTGGTGGTGGCCTGCCGCACGTCCCGGGGCGAGGACCGACGGGACGGCCTGAGCCTCCTCGTCGTCGAGGACGGCATGCCCGGCTTCACCAAGGGCCGCAAGCTGGAGAAGCTCGGCACCCGGTCCGTCGACACCGCCGAGCTGTTCTTCGACAATGTACGGGTACCCGCCTCCCACATGCTCGGCGAGGAGGGCAAGGGCTTCAGTCACCTGACCCTCAACCTCGTCTCCGAACGGCTCACCCAGTCCGTCCAGTCGCTGGCCGCCGCACGCGCCGCCGTCGAACTGGCTGTGGAGTACACGCGGGAGCGGCAGGTCTTCGGCAAGCCCGTCGCCTCCTTCCAGAACACCAAGTTCGTGCTCGCCGACTGCGCGACCGAGGTGGTGGCGGGCCAGGCCATGGTCGACCACGCGATCGTCGAGTACGGCGCCGGCCGGCTGACCGTCCCGCAGGTCGGTACGGTCAAGCTGTTCACCAGCGAGACGGCCGGCCGGGTCATCGACAAGTGCCTCCAGCTGCACGGAGGTTACGGCTACATGCTGGAGTACCCCATCGCCCGGCTCTACGCCGACATCCGGGTCGCCCGGATCGCCGCCGGCTCCAGCGAGATCATGAAGACCGTCATCGCCAAGTCGCTCGGCCTGTGA
- a CDS encoding TetR/AcrR family transcriptional regulator, whose protein sequence is MSTTNGSPTRRPRNRRALILAAAMDRFRETGYQATGMEDIASAVGITAGGLYRHFRGKQELLGVALLDSTEQLLDVMEESDDLASLTRAVASFSLDHRSYPVVWDRETRHLSALHQDDVRQRHAQIAAALGTALRAARPDVAPQNISLLGWATVAVLASPSYHRTELPRRRYEELLRKLAEAVCRTELSSPAPPAGGSSAGTASRPGLSPASRREALLAAAVPLFAERGFQSVSMEDIGAVVGISRLSVYHQFPEGKGDLLAAVLHRASEAKWATLVRDLAESGTPREALERLLRSHAQSTVLDNGTGALLLVSELAHFPTAAQEAMHRSQVDYVAEWVALLRACRPDLDQAEARVTVHAALTVINLLPRRPENTARPDATSALVELGLAVLGIQRSVRA, encoded by the coding sequence GTGAGCACGACGAACGGCAGTCCGACCCGGCGCCCCCGCAACCGCAGGGCGCTGATCCTCGCCGCCGCCATGGACAGGTTCCGGGAGACCGGTTACCAGGCGACCGGCATGGAGGACATCGCCTCGGCCGTCGGCATCACGGCCGGAGGGCTCTACCGCCACTTCCGCGGCAAGCAGGAACTGCTCGGCGTCGCACTGCTCGACAGCACCGAGCAGCTTCTTGACGTCATGGAGGAATCGGACGACCTCGCCTCCCTCACGCGCGCCGTCGCCTCGTTCTCGCTCGACCACCGCTCGTACCCCGTCGTCTGGGACCGCGAGACCCGCCACCTCTCGGCACTGCACCAGGACGATGTGCGACAGCGACACGCGCAGATCGCCGCCGCCCTCGGCACGGCGCTTCGGGCCGCTCGACCCGACGTCGCCCCGCAGAACATCTCCCTGCTCGGCTGGGCCACGGTCGCCGTGCTCGCCAGCCCCTCGTACCACCGGACCGAGCTGCCCCGCCGCCGCTACGAGGAGCTGCTCCGGAAACTGGCCGAGGCTGTCTGCCGGACAGAACTGTCCTCGCCCGCCCCGCCTGCAGGCGGGAGCAGTGCGGGGACGGCCTCGCGCCCGGGGCTGAGCCCCGCCTCCCGCCGTGAGGCGCTGCTCGCCGCAGCCGTCCCGCTCTTCGCCGAGCGTGGCTTCCAGTCGGTGAGCATGGAGGACATCGGGGCTGTGGTGGGCATCTCGCGACTGTCCGTCTACCACCAGTTCCCCGAGGGGAAGGGAGATCTGCTCGCCGCCGTGCTCCACCGCGCCTCGGAGGCGAAGTGGGCCACCTTGGTGCGGGACCTGGCGGAGAGCGGGACACCGCGGGAGGCACTGGAGCGTCTGTTGCGCAGCCACGCGCAGTCCACCGTGCTCGACAACGGTACGGGGGCCCTGCTGCTGGTCAGCGAGTTGGCGCACTTCCCCACCGCCGCCCAGGAGGCGATGCACCGGTCCCAGGTCGACTATGTCGCCGAGTGGGTCGCTCTGCTGCGGGCCTGCCGGCCGGACCTGGACCAGGCCGAGGCCCGCGTCACGGTCCACGCCGCGCTCACGGTGATCAACCTCCTGCCGAGGCGCCCCGAGAATACGGCACGCCCCGACGCCACTTCGGCCCTGGTGGAACTCGGCCTGGCGGTCCTGGGCATCCAGAGATCCGTACGCGCCTGA
- a CDS encoding acyl-CoA synthetase, producing MYLTQSLHRAVQQGPDQVATVFGDRVRTNREVADRVARLAGALGALGMAEGDRVALLAHNSDVFHEYMYAVWWMGGVVNPVNTRWSPKEMTYSLEESDTRVLLVDDSFAPMVPRLRELWGGLGTVVHCGAGPVPEGMLGYEDLIAGHEPVEDLRLGGDRLAGLFYTGGTTGFPKGVMLSHTNILASAHGLVASVQSSVRGGRTMHCAPMFHLAALASWCGQTLVGGSHLFLPAFEPGAVLKAIDEWRPTSTLLVPAMIQVLVDHPAVGDHDLSSVQRFSYGASPISETLLKRAMSAFPRAEFAQGYGMTEMAPGVSALAPEDHHDPRLLRAAGRAIAGVDVRVVDPADVEVPRGTVGEIVARGANMMLGYWNKPQETADALRGGWMHTGDAGHMDDNGYLYIVDRLKDMIVTGGENVYSAEVENALATHPAIASCAVIGVPDPTWGERVHAVIVLKPGHTTTTDDIRTHCKTLIAGYKSPRTCDFVETLPLSPAGKILKRDLRKPHWNDGGRSVR from the coding sequence GTGTATCTCACGCAGAGTCTGCACAGAGCCGTGCAGCAGGGTCCCGATCAGGTCGCGACGGTTTTCGGGGACCGTGTGCGGACCAACCGTGAAGTCGCCGATCGTGTGGCCCGGCTGGCCGGTGCGCTGGGGGCGCTCGGTATGGCGGAGGGTGACCGGGTGGCGCTGCTGGCCCACAACAGTGACGTCTTCCACGAGTACATGTACGCGGTGTGGTGGATGGGTGGGGTGGTCAACCCGGTCAACACCCGCTGGAGTCCGAAGGAGATGACCTACTCCCTGGAGGAGTCCGACACCCGCGTGCTGCTGGTCGACGACTCCTTCGCCCCGATGGTGCCGCGGTTGCGGGAGTTGTGGGGCGGGCTGGGGACCGTGGTGCACTGCGGGGCGGGTCCCGTGCCGGAGGGGATGCTCGGGTACGAGGACCTGATCGCCGGTCATGAGCCGGTGGAGGACCTGCGTCTGGGCGGGGACCGGCTCGCCGGCCTGTTCTACACCGGCGGCACCACCGGCTTCCCCAAGGGCGTGATGCTCAGCCACACCAATATCCTCGCCTCCGCCCACGGCCTCGTCGCGAGTGTGCAGAGCAGCGTCCGTGGCGGGCGCACCATGCACTGCGCGCCGATGTTCCATCTCGCCGCGCTGGCCAGCTGGTGCGGTCAGACGCTTGTCGGTGGCTCCCATCTCTTCCTGCCCGCCTTCGAACCCGGAGCGGTTCTGAAGGCCATCGACGAGTGGCGGCCCACGTCCACGCTGCTCGTCCCCGCCATGATTCAGGTGTTGGTGGACCACCCGGCTGTCGGCGACCACGACCTCTCCAGCGTCCAGCGCTTCAGCTACGGTGCTTCGCCGATCTCCGAGACCCTGCTGAAGCGGGCCATGTCCGCCTTCCCTCGGGCGGAGTTCGCCCAGGGCTACGGCATGACCGAGATGGCTCCGGGAGTCTCCGCTCTCGCGCCCGAGGACCACCATGATCCGCGCCTGCTGCGTGCCGCGGGCCGGGCGATCGCCGGGGTGGATGTGCGGGTGGTGGATCCGGCGGATGTGGAAGTGCCCCGCGGGACGGTCGGGGAGATCGTCGCCCGCGGCGCGAACATGATGCTCGGCTACTGGAACAAACCCCAGGAGACCGCCGACGCCCTGCGCGGCGGATGGATGCACACCGGCGACGCCGGCCACATGGACGACAACGGCTACCTCTACATCGTCGACCGCCTCAAAGACATGATCGTCACCGGCGGCGAGAACGTCTACTCCGCCGAGGTAGAGAACGCCCTCGCCACCCATCCCGCCATCGCCTCCTGCGCCGTCATCGGCGTCCCCGACCCCACCTGGGGCGAACGCGTCCACGCCGTCATCGTCCTCAAACCCGGCCACACCACCACCACCGACGACATCCGCACCCACTGCAAAACCCTCATCGCCGGCTACAAATCCCCCCGCACCTGCGACTTCGTCGAAACCCTCCCCCTCTCACCCGCAGGCAAAATCCTCAAACGCGACCTCCGCAAACCCCACTGGAACGACGGCGGACGCTCCGTCCGCTAG
- a CDS encoding MFS transporter, whose translation MAIDENRLIDSAPEGDPAPTAGHRRAWLVLGLLLLLLVVNYADKAVVGIAGVEMKRDLGLSSSQFGLLTSAFFLPFVVGGVLGGALTRKFQARWLLLGIAVLWTLSLLPLAWQVGFGVVVASRMVLGFAEGPTTALAMHVAHSWFPAAKRALPSSIIVSGAALGPVIAAPALTWVITNHSWHMAFGALATVGAFAAALWLFAGREGPEAVRRGHGATASQLPERLPLRKVFGTGTVIGIMALFFVAYANTSVKVGWLPLYLREGLGYSAGTAGKLVSLPYLGGAVAVILVGWISGRMTRRGMSNRVTRGVLGASLVLASGLTTVVFAGMDAGPLQMVLIVLGSSLNAAGFGATFAAISDVSPVGQRGVILGVITAFYSLAGVIAPLVMGRLVDVSADAAEGYGSGFLILGIVMIVGALLALALVDPDRDATKLAAGA comes from the coding sequence ATGGCTATCGACGAGAACAGGCTCATCGACTCCGCACCGGAAGGTGACCCGGCACCGACCGCCGGGCACAGGCGTGCGTGGCTGGTTCTCGGCCTCCTGCTTCTGCTGCTGGTGGTCAACTACGCCGACAAGGCCGTCGTCGGCATCGCCGGCGTCGAGATGAAGCGGGACCTCGGACTCTCCTCCTCCCAGTTCGGGTTGCTGACCTCGGCCTTCTTCCTCCCGTTCGTGGTGGGTGGTGTCCTGGGCGGCGCGCTGACCCGCAAGTTCCAAGCCCGCTGGCTCCTCCTCGGCATCGCGGTCCTGTGGACGCTCAGCCTGTTGCCGCTGGCGTGGCAGGTCGGCTTCGGAGTGGTGGTCGCCTCGCGCATGGTGCTCGGCTTCGCCGAGGGTCCGACGACAGCGCTGGCCATGCACGTCGCCCACTCGTGGTTCCCGGCGGCCAAGCGAGCTCTGCCGAGCTCCATCATCGTGTCGGGCGCCGCTCTCGGCCCGGTCATCGCAGCCCCGGCGCTCACCTGGGTCATCACGAACCACTCCTGGCACATGGCCTTCGGCGCCCTGGCCACGGTCGGCGCCTTCGCCGCCGCTCTCTGGCTGTTCGCCGGACGTGAAGGGCCGGAGGCGGTGCGCCGCGGTCACGGCGCCACGGCCTCGCAGCTTCCCGAACGACTGCCGCTGCGCAAGGTGTTCGGCACCGGGACGGTCATCGGCATCATGGCGCTGTTCTTCGTCGCGTACGCGAACACGTCGGTGAAGGTCGGCTGGCTGCCGCTCTACCTGCGTGAGGGTCTCGGCTACAGCGCCGGGACCGCGGGCAAGCTGGTGTCCCTGCCGTATCTGGGTGGCGCCGTCGCGGTGATCCTCGTCGGCTGGATCTCCGGACGCATGACCAGGCGGGGGATGAGCAACCGCGTCACCCGCGGTGTCCTGGGAGCTTCCCTGGTGCTCGCCTCCGGGCTGACCACGGTCGTCTTCGCCGGCATGGACGCCGGCCCGCTCCAGATGGTCCTCATCGTGCTCGGCTCCAGCCTCAACGCCGCCGGGTTCGGCGCCACCTTCGCCGCGATCAGCGATGTGTCCCCGGTCGGACAGCGTGGCGTGATCCTCGGTGTCATCACCGCCTTCTACAGTCTCGCCGGGGTGATCGCTCCGCTGGTGATGGGCCGCCTGGTCGACGTCAGCGCCGACGCCGCCGAAGGCTACGGATCCGGATTCCTGATCCTCGGCATCGTCATGATCGTCGGAGCCCTGCTCGCGCTCGCCCTGGTCGACCCGGACCGCGACGCCACGAAGCTCGCCGCCGGCGCCTGA
- a CDS encoding acetyl-CoA acetyltransferase, with protein MASHGIRDKVAIVGMGCTPFAEHWNKSTEDLLVDSSQEALASAGVALDDVDAFWFGTMSSGFSGQVLSRALKIDYKPVTRVENLCATGSEAFRNACYAVASGAVDVAMAIGVEKLKDSGYSGLVRQDAAHDGTKTPITAPASFGLLAPAYANAHGLDDETLKDVLTRISWKNHHNGARNKRAQFQAEVPMETIRNSPKVAGMLGIHDCSGVSDGSAAAIIVRAEDAHLYTDKPIYVKALSMVAGPGAGPMDPTYDYTTFREVTACAEAAYQQAGITDPRAEIALAEVHDCFTPTELVLMEDLGFSKRGQGWRDVLDGVFDLTGDLAVNPDGGLKSFGHPIGATGLRMLFECWLQLRQEAPAERQLASITSGERKLGLTHNLGGHPGDCVSFISVVGSEPSA; from the coding sequence ATGGCTTCGCACGGTATCCGCGACAAGGTCGCGATCGTCGGCATGGGCTGCACGCCCTTCGCCGAGCACTGGAACAAGAGCACCGAGGACCTGCTCGTCGACTCGAGCCAGGAGGCCCTGGCCTCCGCGGGCGTCGCGCTGGACGACGTCGACGCCTTCTGGTTCGGCACGATGAGCTCGGGCTTCTCCGGTCAGGTACTCTCCCGCGCCCTGAAGATCGACTACAAGCCGGTCACCCGCGTCGAGAACCTCTGCGCCACCGGCTCGGAGGCCTTCCGCAACGCCTGCTACGCGGTGGCCTCCGGCGCCGTCGACGTCGCCATGGCCATCGGTGTGGAGAAGCTCAAGGACTCCGGCTACTCCGGACTGGTCCGCCAGGACGCAGCCCACGACGGCACCAAGACGCCGATCACCGCACCGGCCTCCTTCGGCCTGCTCGCCCCGGCGTACGCCAACGCGCACGGTCTCGACGACGAGACCCTCAAGGACGTCCTCACCCGGATCTCCTGGAAGAACCACCACAACGGCGCCCGCAACAAGCGCGCCCAGTTCCAGGCCGAAGTGCCGATGGAAACGATCCGCAACAGCCCGAAGGTCGCGGGCATGCTCGGTATCCACGACTGCTCCGGCGTCTCCGACGGGTCGGCGGCGGCGATCATCGTCCGCGCCGAGGACGCACACCTCTACACCGACAAACCCATCTACGTGAAGGCTCTTTCCATGGTGGCGGGTCCCGGTGCGGGCCCGATGGACCCGACGTACGACTACACCACCTTCCGCGAGGTCACCGCCTGCGCCGAAGCCGCCTACCAGCAGGCCGGGATCACCGACCCGCGCGCCGAGATCGCGCTGGCCGAGGTGCACGACTGCTTCACCCCCACAGAGCTCGTCCTCATGGAGGACCTCGGCTTCAGCAAGCGCGGACAGGGCTGGCGCGACGTCCTCGACGGCGTCTTCGACCTCACCGGCGACCTGGCGGTCAACCCCGACGGCGGCCTCAAGAGCTTCGGCCACCCGATCGGGGCGACCGGCCTCCGCATGCTCTTCGAATGCTGGCTGCAACTCCGTCAGGAGGCCCCGGCCGAGCGCCAGCTGGCGAGCATCACCAGCGGTGAGCGCAAGCTCGGCCTCACCCACAACCTCGGCGGGCACCCCGGCGACTGCGTGAGCTTCATCTCCGTGGTCGGCTCCGAGCCCTCCGCCTGA
- a CDS encoding PaaI family thioesterase — protein sequence MSLTPPAVVTAPRSGLQMFQEHLAAGGGPRQPIERLLGIRPIAVSPGSAVMRLTPRQDHENGAGILHGGMYATVLDNACAAACYTTVPEGTRIVSTDLTVKFLRSAAGDSGVLTCEAEVVNRGRRNVLVQARMTDESGRLLAHATCTIMIVG from the coding sequence GTGTCCCTCACCCCTCCCGCCGTCGTCACCGCACCACGCAGCGGGCTCCAGATGTTCCAGGAGCACCTCGCTGCGGGTGGCGGCCCGAGGCAGCCCATCGAGAGACTGCTGGGCATCCGCCCGATCGCCGTTTCCCCCGGGAGCGCCGTGATGCGGCTGACGCCGCGTCAGGACCATGAGAACGGGGCAGGAATCCTGCACGGCGGGATGTACGCCACCGTGCTGGACAACGCTTGTGCCGCGGCCTGTTACACCACCGTCCCGGAGGGGACGCGGATCGTCTCCACGGATCTCACGGTGAAGTTCCTTCGCTCCGCGGCCGGCGACAGCGGTGTGCTGACCTGTGAGGCGGAGGTCGTCAACCGGGGCCGTCGCAATGTGCTGGTGCAGGCCAGGATGACGGATGAGTCCGGACGGCTCCTTGCCCATGCGACGTGCACGATCATGATCGTCGGCTGA